In Sphaeramia orbicularis chromosome 15, fSphaOr1.1, whole genome shotgun sequence, a single genomic region encodes these proteins:
- the zc3h15 gene encoding zinc finger CCCH domain-containing protein 15 has product MPPKKPAPVAGNKKTQEKKKEKIIEDKTFGLKNKKGAKQQKFIKNVTQQVKYGQQSARQIAQAEADKTSKKNDKKKEMDELNELFKPVVTAQKVSKGVDPKSVLCAFFKQGQCTKGDKCKFSHDLSMERKCEKKNMYVDERDEDLEKDTMENWDEKKLEEVVNKKHGEAEKKKAKTQIVCKYFLEAIENNKYGWFWVCPAGGDTCMYRHALPPGFVLKKDKKKEEKEDEVSLEELIENERAALGPNVTRITLETFLAWKKRKRQEKVDKAREEMEKKKADFKAGKSLVVSGREVFEFRPELVDDDDDEADDTRYQNEDDDEYEHEEEIDVTEIQDIDLSRFVPQEVDNTGITVASTDRFASRNKTEPTETEEQVNGACGGTEANGLSGAEGGGEEGGGEDDGEEEVPVDENLFTGEDLEELDEELNTLVLED; this is encoded by the exons ATGCCTCCAAAGAAGCCCGCCCCGGTCGCGGGAAATAAAAAAACGcaagagaagaaaaaggaaaagataaTTGAG gACAAGACCTTTGGCTTGAAAAACAAAAAGGGGGCCAAACAGCAGAAGTTCATCAAGAATGTTACTCAGCAGGTCAAATATGGACAACAAAGTGCCAGACAG ATTGCCCAGGCCGAGGCAGATAAGACCAGCAAGAAAAATGATAAGAAGAAAGAGATGGACGAACTTAATGAGCTGTTTAAACCTGTAGTCACTGCCCAGAAAGTCAGCAAAG GTGTTGACCCAAAGTCGGTGCTGTGTGCATTCTTTAAGCAGGGCCAATGCACAAAGGGCGATAAATGCAAGTTCAGTCATGACCTATCAATGGAGAGGAAATGCGAGAAGAAGAACATGTATGTGGATGAAAGAGACGAAGACCTGGAGAAAG ACACTATGGAGAACTGGGACGAGAAGAAACTGGAGGAGGTGGTCAACAAAAAACACGGAGAGGCTGAGAAGAAGAAAGCCAAAACACAAATT GTGTGTAAGTATTTCCTGGAGGCCATTGAGAATAATAAGTATGGCTGGTTCTGGGTGTGTCCAGCGGGGGGCGACACATGCATGTACCGGCATGCTCTGCCACCCGGCTTTGTCCTGAAGAAAGACAAGaagaaggaagagaaagaggacgAGGTCTCGCTGGAGGAGCTGATAGAGAATGAG CGTGCAGCTCTGGGCCCAAATGTGACTCGCATCACCCTCGAGACTTTCCTGGCTTGGAAGAAGAGGAAAAGGCAGGAGAAG GTGGACAAGGCAAGAGAGGAGATGGAGAAGAAGAAGGCGGACTTCAAGGCTGGAAAATCGCTAGTG GTGAGCGGCCGCGAGGTGTTCGAGTTCCGTCCAGAGCTGGTTGACGATGACGATGACGAAGCCGATGACACACGATATCagaatgaggatgatgatgaatatgaacATGAGGAAGAG ATTGATGTCACAGAGATCCAGGACATAGATTTATCCCGTTTCGTTCCACAAGAGGTTGACAACACAGGCATTACTGTAGCATCCACAGACCGTTTCGCCTCCAGAAATAAGACTGAGCCAACAGAAACAG AGGAGCAGGTGAACGGAGCATGCGGCGGCACCGAGGCCAACGGACTATCAGGAGCCGAGGGAGGcggggaggaaggaggaggggaggacGACGGGGAAGAGGAAGTGCCGGTGGACGAAAACCTGTTCACAGGAGAAGACCTGGAGGAACTCGACGAAGAACTCAACACACTGGTGCTGGAAGATTGA